ACGTAGCCATGAAAAAAAGCATGCTAGAAATACATCCAGCATGCTTTTACATCAGTATGGCGATTAAATTACGTATCCCTCATATTTCGTATAATCAGCTTCCTTGACTTCAAGGGTAAGCAGTGTTCCATTTTCTTCATATTCTGTGTCATAGACAGAAGCATGTTCATTTAAATAGGACACAATATTCCCTTGTTCATAAGGTATGAGCATTTTACACGTCACATAGTTAGCGAAAATATGTTGTCGTATCAAATGTAGTAATTCCTCTAATCCAACTCCCTGCTTTGCAGAGATCCAAATATTATCTCCACTTACAACTGGGTATGGAACGTTTGCCAAATCAGCTTTATTGTAAACATAAATCGTTGGTATTCCTTCAACACCCACAGCTTTAAGTGTTTCATTCGTTACCTCCATCATAAAACCATGCTCTGCATTTGATACATCTACCACATGTAGCAATAAATCTGCATCACGCGCTTCCTCCAACGTAGAACGGAACGCCTTTACTAAATGATGTGGCAATTTACTAACAAACCCAACAGTATCTGTTAATAAAAAATTCTTTCTATCAGGTAGTTCTATTTGACGGACAGATGTTTCAAGCGTAGCAAATAACATATCCTTTTCAAATACTTGTTTATGATCCTCCTGCCCGATTTTAGCGAGTAGTTGATTCATAATAGTGGATTTACCAGCATTTGTATAGCCAACAATAGAAACGACAGGGACAGCATTTTTGCGTCGTTGTTTACGCTGCGTCTCTCGTTGTTCCTTTACTTGCTCTAGTTCTTTCTTAATTTTAGCAATTTGATCCTCAATTTTTCGACGGTCTAGCTCTAATTTCGTTTCACCAGCTCCACGGTTTTTAAAGCCACCGCCTGTGCCACCCCCTTGGCGACTCAAAGAGGCATGTAAGCCAACTAATCGAGGCAGCATATATTGCAACTGCGCTAACTCTACTTGTAACTGTGATTCTCGTGTTTTAGCTCGGCGTCCAAAAATATCTAAAATTAACATTGTCCGATCAATGACCTTAGTCTCCAAATCACGCTCTAAATTACGAATTTGTGAAGGAGACAATTCAT
This genomic stretch from Lysinibacillus pakistanensis harbors:
- the hflX gene encoding GTPase HflX, producing MNRIKDVDILLEKAILVGVNLRNDEHFDYSVEELKNLAEALNVEVVGVITQNLERITPSHYVGTGKIQEIKSFYDEANANLIIFNDELSPSQIRNLERDLETKVIDRTMLILDIFGRRAKTRESQLQVELAQLQYMLPRLVGLHASLSRQGGGTGGGFKNRGAGETKLELDRRKIEDQIAKIKKELEQVKEQRETQRKQRRKNAVPVVSIVGYTNAGKSTIMNQLLAKIGQEDHKQVFEKDMLFATLETSVRQIELPDRKNFLLTDTVGFVSKLPHHLVKAFRSTLEEARDADLLLHVVDVSNAEHGFMMEVTNETLKAVGVEGIPTIYVYNKADLANVPYPVVSGDNIWISAKQGVGLEELLHLIRQHIFANYVTCKMLIPYEQGNIVSYLNEHASVYDTEYEENGTLLTLEVKEADYTKYEGYVI